Below is a genomic region from Gemmobacter sp. 24YEA27.
GTCGATGCCGATGTGCGCCGGATCAAGCGGCTGCGGCTGCGGCTGCCGCAGGCGGCGGTCATCCCGGCGGGAAACTGAACGGGGACAGGTCTCATGCAGCCTCAGCGCAATCGCCTCTGGCATCAGAGGCTGCGTGATTTTGTCATCGGTGCCGTGGCGGCGCTGGGCCTTTCGCCTTTTGGCCTCTGGCCGGTGGCGCTGGTGGCGCTGGCGCTGATCCTCAGGCGGGTGGGCGCGGCAAAGACCGGGCGCGAGGCCTTCTGGCGCGGGCTCTTTGCCGGGGCCGGCTGGTTCGGGCTTTCGCTCAACTGGATCGTGCAGCCGTTTTTCGTTGATCCTTGGCGGCATGGCTGGATGGCGCCTTTCGCGCTTTTGCTGATCGCCTTCGGTCTGGGGCTGTTCTGGGGCCTCGCCGGGCTGATCGCGCGCCGGGCCGGCGGGGGGGCAATGGCCTTCGCGCTGGCGCTTTCGCTGACGGAACTGGCGCGCGGTTTCATCTTCACCGGCTTTCCCTGGTCCTTGCCGGGCCATATCTGGCTCGATACCGCGCTGGTGCAGATGGGCGCGCTTATGGGCGGCTATGGCATGACGGCGCTGACTCTGATCGCGTTGGCCGCACCATTCTCTTATGGCTGGCGGCGGGGAGGGGCGGTTTCCACTGCCATTCTCGCGCTCGGCGTTGGCTGGTCGGGCTACCGGCTTTCCCTGCCCGAACCCGCGCCGCGAGACACAGTGCTGCGCATCGTGCAGCCCAATATCGCGCAGAACCTTAAATGGGATCCCGAAGAGGCGCGCAGCAATTTCACGCGGCTTTTGTCGATGACCGCCGGTGCCAGGGCGGATCTTGTGATCTGGCCCGAGACTTCGGTTCCCTATCTGGTGACCGAAGGCGATGGCGCCGCGCTGTCGATCGCGCAGGCCGGAGGCGAGGCGCTGGTCGTCGCCGGGTATCAGCGCGACGAAGGTGCGGCGGCCTGGAACACGCTGGGCGTTTTTGGCCCGGGCGGGCGCATCTCACAGACTTTTGACAAGATCCATCTGGTGCCGTTCGGGAATATATGCCGATGGGGGATCTGCTTTATGATCGTTTCGGCATCCGCGCTTTTGCAAGCCAGGCCGGGGCGGGCTATTCGGCGGGGCTCGCGCGCAATCTGCTGGATTTTGGCACCACCGGGGGGCGAGCGCTGCCGCTGATCTGTTATGAGGCGATCTTTCCAGGCGATCTGGTCACGGATGAGCGCCCCGACTGGATCTTGCAGGCCACCAATGACGCCTGGTTCGGCACCCTGACCGGGCCGTATCAGCATTTCGCCCAGACCCGGCTGCGCGCGATTGAACAGGGGCTGCCGCTGATCCGCGCCGCCAATACCGGGATCTCGGCGGTGGTCGATGCGCGGGGCTTTGTCGCGACAGACCGCGATGGCCGGCCCGCGCGTCTTGGCCTCGGGCTGCAGGGCGTGATCGACGCGCAGCTTCCCGGCCCGATGGAGCCGCCGCCTTATGCGCGGATGCTGCGCAGTGCCGGCGAGGCGCCCTTGCTGGTTTTCCTGCTATTTGGCCTTACGGTTCGGGCTCTGTCGGCCCGCCGCCGGGCCGCCGGCCGACCTGGCGCTTGATTGTTGGCCCCGTGGGCGCTAAGCGCAATGACACACCGTCACAACGGCTTCCTGGCGTGACGCGGTCCTTTCCAACGGAGCACTTCCCCAATGAGCCGCAAGAACTATGTCTTCACCTCCGAATCCGTGTCGGAGGGGCATCCCGATAAGGTTTGCGATCGCGTCTCCGACGCCGTGCTGGACGCATTCCTGACCGAGGAAGCCAATGCCCGCGTCGCCTGTGAGACCTTCGCCACGACGAATTGCGTGGTCGTGGGCGGCGAGGTCGGCCTGAGCGACAAGGCCGCGCTGACCTCTATGCTGGAGCGCGTCGAGACCATCGTGCGCGACTGTGTGAAAGATATCGGCTACGAGCAGGACGAGTTCCACTGGAACACGCTCAAAGTCACCAATCTGCTGCATCCGCAATCCGCCCATATCGCGCAGGGCGTTGATAAGGACGGGGCAGGCGATCAGGGCATCATGTTCGGCTATGCCTGCCGCGAAACGCCCGAGCTGATGCCGGCGCCGATCCAGTATTCTCATGCGATCCTGCGCCGCCTGGCCGAAGTGCGCAAATCCGGCGCCGAACCGACGCTGCGGCCGGACGCGAAATCGCAGCTCTCGCTGCGCTACGAGGACGGGCTGCCCGTCGAGGCGACCTCGATCGTGCTCTCGACCCAGCATTCCGATATCGCGCAAAGCTCGGATGATATTCGCGCCATCGTGGAGCCCTATATCCGCGACGTGCTGCCTTCGGGCTGGATCACTGAAAAGACCGTCTGGCATGTCAACCCGACCGGGTCTTTCGTGATCGGCGGGCCGGATGGCGATGCGGGCCTCACGGGGCGCAAGATCATCGTTGACACCTATGGCGGGGCTGCCCCGCATGGTGGCGGTGCGTTTTCGGGGAAAGATCCGACAAAGGTTGACCGTTCGGCCGCCTATGCCGCGCGTTACCTCGCGAAAAACATCGTCGCCGCCGGCCTCGCGGATCGCTGCACGGTGCAGGTCTCCTATGCCATCGGCGTGGCCGAGCCGCAGTCGATCTATGTCGATACCCATGGCACCGGCACGGTCCCTGACAGCGTGATCGAGCTTGCAATCCCGAAAGTGCTGGATCTGACGCCGCGTGGCATCCGCACCCATCTGGGTCTGAACCGCCCGATCTATGCCCGGACCTCGGCCTATGGCCATTTCGGCCGCGCGCCGGAAGCGGATGGCGGCTTTTCCTGGGAGCGTGACGATCTCGTCGCTGCCCTAAAAGCTGCGGTCTGAGGCCGGTCAGCCTGCCAAATTCTAAAAAGGGCGCCCATAGCGGCGCCCTTTTTCATGCATCCCGCTGACCTGCGCTTGACCCGGTGCCGCGCGGCGCTTAGACGCGCGCCCTGACCGCACCCCGCCAGAGGCCCGCCCGATGTCCGATCCCGTTGCCCCGGAACAGCACCCAGCCGAGCCCCGCCGCAATTTCTACGGTCGCTCAAAAGGCAAGACCCTCAGGGCGAGCCAGAAGGACTATCTCGCCAATGATCTCGAGACGCTGCGGCTGAGGGGCGTCACCCGCGACGAAAACCCGGGCCGTGCGCCGCTGGATCTGACGCAATTCGGTGGCCTTCCGCTCTGGCTGGAGGTCGGCTTTGGCGGCGGCGAACATCTGGTGCATATGGCGGCGCTGAACCCGCAAATCCACCTGATCGGCTGCGAGCCCTTTGTGAATGGGGTGGCGATGCTGATCGGCAAGATCCGCGCCGCCGGGGTGACGAATCTTTCGATCCATCCGGGCGACGTGCGTGACCTTTTTGACGTGCTCCCGGATGGGGTGATCGGCAAGACCTTCCTCAATTACCCTGATCCCTGGCCGAAAGCCCGCCACCACCGCCGCCGCTTTGTGACGCAGGGCTATCTGCGCGCGCTTCACCGTGTGATGGCGCCTGCGACAGAGTTTCGCATCGCGACCGATATCCCCGATTACGTCCGCCAGGCGCATGAGGAAGTGCCCGAAGCCGGGTTCCGGCTGGAGCATGAAGCCGGCGATGGCGGTGCCTGGGATGACTGGATCTCGACCCGTTACGAGCAAAAGGCCTTTCGTGAAGGCCGCTTCCCGCATTACCTGACCTTCCGTCGGGCGTAAGACCGCGGAACGCTCCGCCTGGAGTGGTCCGGCCAGACGGGGCAGGGAGTTCCTCCTGATCCAAATACTCCCGCCGGAGGCATCTGCGCTTTCCGCTTCTCATGCCGCCGCGATGCTGGACCCCCTCTTCTGCTTGCGCTATCAGGCAGGGGCATTTGCGGGGACGGGAGAGAAATATGTCTGGCCATGGTGACGCACAGGTGATGATTTCCGCCAAAAGCGGGCCGCTGAAAGGCGTGGCATCGGTGCCTGGCGACAAGTCGATCTCGCATCGCTCGCTTATTTTCGGCGCCATGGCGGTCGGAGAGACGAAGATCACCGGTCTCCTCGAAGGCGAGGATGTGATCGACACCGCGAAAGCGATGCGCGCTTTCGGCGCGACCGTGACCCGCCATGGCGAGGGGATCTGGTCGGTGAACGGCGTTGGCGTCGGCGGCTTTCAGGAACCTGCCGATGTGATCGATTGCGGCAATTCCGGCACCGGCGTGCGGCTGATCATGGGGACCATGGCGACGACGCCGATCTCGGCCACCTTCACCGGGGATGCGAGCCTCAGGAAACGGCCGATGGGGCGGGTGACCGACCCGTTGTCGCTGTTTGGCACCGAAGCTTACGGGCGCAAGGGCGGCCGTCTGCCGATGACCGTGGTTGGTGCCGCCGATCCGGCTCCGGTGCGCTATACGCTTCCGGTCGCCTCGGCCCAGGTGAAATCCGCCGTTCTGCTTGCGGGTCTGAACGCGCCGGGCGAAACCGTGGTGATCGAGCGCGAACCGACCCGCGATCATTCCGAGCGCATGCTGCTGGGATTCGGTGCCGATCTGACCGTCGAAGAAACCGCAGAAGGCCATGTCATCACGCTGAAAGGCCGCCCCGAACTGCGCCCGCAGAGTGTGGCCGTGCCGCGTGATCCGTCTTCGGCCGCGTTCCCGGTCTGTGCCGCGCTGATCACCGAGGGCTCGGATATCCGCGTGCCGGGCGTCAGCCAGAACCTCACCCGCAACGGGCTTTACCTGACCCTGGTCGAGATGGGCGCGCTGATCGACTTTGAAAACCCGCGCGAAGAGGGCGGCGAGCCGGTGGCCGATCTGCGCGTCCGTTTCTCGCCCGACCTCAAAGGCATCGAAGTGCCGGAAGAGCGCGCGCCGTCGATGATCGACGAATATCCGATCCTCTCTGTCGTGGCCTCTTTCGCCGAGGGTGTCACCACCATGCGCGGCGTCAAAGAGCTGCGGGTCAAGGAATCCGACCGGATCGACGCCATGGCGCGCGGCCTTGAGGCCTGCGGTGTGAAGATCGAGGAAGAGGAAGACGTGCTGATCGTCCATGGCATGGGCGCGGGCGGGATGCCGGGCGGCGCCACTTGCAAGACCCATCTTGATCACCGCATTGCCATGAGCTTCCTCGTCGCCGGCATGGCCGCGAAACGCGAGATCACGGTTGATGACGGCTCGCCCATCGTGACCTCTTTCCCGGTCTTCGAGGCGCTGATGAACGGGCTCGGCGCGGCGATCCGGCGCGGCTGATCTATTCCCGGGACCAAACCGAACCCGCCCCGGCTGTGCCATGGGCGGGTTTTCCATATCCGGATCATGGCTTTACATCCCGACCCCACGCCGCCAGTTTACCCGCAGTTTTCACCTCTCTCCGGGGATCCGCGCCATGCGCTTTGTCTGTTCCGCCGCCCTTCTTTCCGTGATCCTCTCTGCGGCCATTCCTGCGGTCTTTTCCGCGACCCCGGCTTTGGCCCAGGAAGAGGGGGAGGAGATGGAGCAGGTCACCGGCCAGCAGGTCGATGGCTGGATCAGACTGGAAAGCGACGGCGAAAGCCATGAATTCATGACGGTCAGCTTCCTGTTCGACACGGTCAGGGTCGGCACGGCTTCGGTCGCTGATGGGGCGCAGACGGGCAATGAATCGATTGTGGCCGTTTCGGGCGGGCAGGAACCGGATGGCGGCGGGCCATTCTTCCACCTCGCATTCGGCTGGCCGGGCGAGGGCGCCGAGCCGGTGCTGAAGCCCGAAATCACCTGGTATCCGGCCGGCCAGCAGCCACCCTTCTTTGCCAGTCTTTTGGCCAGCCCGCCGGAGGTCACGGTCACCCGCTACGCGTTTGACGGGCAGGCCGGGGCGATCAGCGGCAGCTTCAGCGGCAGGGTCTGTTCGGTCACAGACTGGGACCAGGAAGAACCGGATCCTGCACTTTGCCGCGATATCACCGGGGCGTTCGAGACAAAGCTCCACCCGGCTTTCTGATTTTCCAGACCTTTGGTTTTCTGGCCTGCCTGGTCTCAGCAGGCCGGGACGTCTCAGCAACCGGGGCGACGCGAAAAGCCCGCAGGATTTCTCCTGCGGGCTTTTGTCATTCCGGTGCCCGGGCGAAAAACGCCCGCAAGGCATCAGCGACGGCGGTCGCGGCGGGCGCTCATCGGCTGGAAGGCGACGCCGACATGGGCCTCGCAATAGGGTTTGCCGGGCAGCGAAGGCAGGCCACAGAACCAGAAATCATCGGTTGCCGGGTCGCCGATCGGCCATTTGCAGGTGCGCTCGGTCAGTTCCATCAATGACAGCTTACGGGCACGCTTTTCG
It encodes:
- the metK gene encoding methionine adenosyltransferase, whose protein sequence is MSRKNYVFTSESVSEGHPDKVCDRVSDAVLDAFLTEEANARVACETFATTNCVVVGGEVGLSDKAALTSMLERVETIVRDCVKDIGYEQDEFHWNTLKVTNLLHPQSAHIAQGVDKDGAGDQGIMFGYACRETPELMPAPIQYSHAILRRLAEVRKSGAEPTLRPDAKSQLSLRYEDGLPVEATSIVLSTQHSDIAQSSDDIRAIVEPYIRDVLPSGWITEKTVWHVNPTGSFVIGGPDGDAGLTGRKIIVDTYGGAAPHGGGAFSGKDPTKVDRSAAYAARYLAKNIVAAGLADRCTVQVSYAIGVAEPQSIYVDTHGTGTVPDSVIELAIPKVLDLTPRGIRTHLGLNRPIYARTSAYGHFGRAPEADGGFSWERDDLVAALKAAV
- the lnt gene encoding apolipoprotein N-acyltransferase → MQPQRNRLWHQRLRDFVIGAVAALGLSPFGLWPVALVALALILRRVGAAKTGREAFWRGLFAGAGWFGLSLNWIVQPFFVDPWRHGWMAPFALLLIAFGLGLFWGLAGLIARRAGGGAMAFALALSLTELARGFIFTGFPWSLPGHIWLDTALVQMGALMGGYGMTALTLIALAAPFSYGWRRGGAVSTAILALGVGWSGYRLSLPEPAPRDTVLRIVQPNIAQNLKWDPEEARSNFTRLLSMTAGARADLVIWPETSVPYLVTEGDGAALSIAQAGGEALVVAGYQRDEGAAAWNTLGVFGPGGRISQTFDKIHLVPFGNICRWGICFMIVSASALLQARPGRAIRRGSRAICWILAPPGGERCR
- the aroA gene encoding 3-phosphoshikimate 1-carboxyvinyltransferase, which encodes MSGHGDAQVMISAKSGPLKGVASVPGDKSISHRSLIFGAMAVGETKITGLLEGEDVIDTAKAMRAFGATVTRHGEGIWSVNGVGVGGFQEPADVIDCGNSGTGVRLIMGTMATTPISATFTGDASLRKRPMGRVTDPLSLFGTEAYGRKGGRLPMTVVGAADPAPVRYTLPVASAQVKSAVLLAGLNAPGETVVIEREPTRDHSERMLLGFGADLTVEETAEGHVITLKGRPELRPQSVAVPRDPSSAAFPVCAALITEGSDIRVPGVSQNLTRNGLYLTLVEMGALIDFENPREEGGEPVADLRVRFSPDLKGIEVPEERAPSMIDEYPILSVVASFAEGVTTMRGVKELRVKESDRIDAMARGLEACGVKIEEEEDVLIVHGMGAGGMPGGATCKTHLDHRIAMSFLVAGMAAKREITVDDGSPIVTSFPVFEALMNGLGAAIRRG
- a CDS encoding nitrilase-related carbon-nitrogen hydrolase, with translation MFPGDLVTDERPDWILQATNDAWFGTLTGPYQHFAQTRLRAIEQGLPLIRAANTGISAVVDARGFVATDRDGRPARLGLGLQGVIDAQLPGPMEPPPYARMLRSAGEAPLLVFLLFGLTVRALSARRRAAGRPGA
- a CDS encoding tRNA (guanine(46)-N(7))-methyltransferase TrmB gives rise to the protein MSDPVAPEQHPAEPRRNFYGRSKGKTLRASQKDYLANDLETLRLRGVTRDENPGRAPLDLTQFGGLPLWLEVGFGGGEHLVHMAALNPQIHLIGCEPFVNGVAMLIGKIRAAGVTNLSIHPGDVRDLFDVLPDGVIGKTFLNYPDPWPKARHHRRRFVTQGYLRALHRVMAPATEFRIATDIPDYVRQAHEEVPEAGFRLEHEAGDGGAWDDWISTRYEQKAFREGRFPHYLTFRRA